A genomic stretch from Caulobacter sp. FWC2 includes:
- the treF gene encoding alpha,alpha-trehalase TreF, with protein sequence MVRLIAATLAALTLASTAQAQDAAQSAAKIPTPADTYQDLFHQVQTRRIFPDGKTFVDAVPRRAPAKILADYRAHSRFSDAELKRFVSANFVVPEAGAAPRPSAARPPIKAHIAALWPHLTRPPVKPVAGGSALAMDKPFVVPGGRFREIYYWDSYFTMLGLKADGRDDLVESMIDDFGALITAYGHIPNGARTYYLSRSQPPFFFAMVGLSRATDPKLIKARVDLMRREHAFWMEGEKDLKPGQAHRRVVAVAKGVVLNRYWDDRATPRDESYREDLETALKSGRPPAEVFRDLRAGAESGWDYSSRWMADGASLSTIQTTAILPVDLNSLMFGLEKAIARGCAKLADKACEKEFDDRAFARAEAIDFYLWDAAKGAFLDYQWKTGQRLDHLSAATVYPLFVGATDARKAHIVAQKAWDELLAPGGLRTTTVRTGQQWDTPNGWAPLQWVAASGLRRYGEDALAAEIAKRWLATVEREYQASGKMLEKYDVEEAKAGGGGEYPTQDGFGWTNGVARALMEPAK encoded by the coding sequence ATGGTCCGTCTGATCGCCGCGACGCTTGCCGCCCTGACCCTGGCCTCGACAGCTCAGGCTCAGGACGCGGCCCAAAGCGCGGCAAAAATCCCAACGCCGGCGGACACTTATCAGGACCTCTTCCATCAGGTTCAGACGCGGCGGATCTTTCCCGACGGCAAGACCTTCGTCGATGCGGTCCCGAGGCGCGCCCCAGCGAAGATCCTGGCCGATTATCGCGCCCATTCAAGGTTTAGCGACGCCGAGCTGAAGCGCTTCGTCAGCGCCAACTTCGTGGTTCCCGAGGCTGGCGCCGCGCCCAGGCCCAGCGCCGCGCGACCGCCGATCAAGGCCCATATCGCCGCCCTCTGGCCGCACCTGACCCGGCCGCCGGTCAAGCCCGTGGCGGGCGGCTCGGCCCTGGCCATGGACAAGCCTTTCGTCGTGCCCGGCGGGCGCTTCCGCGAGATCTACTACTGGGACAGCTACTTCACGATGCTGGGCCTGAAGGCCGACGGCCGCGACGATCTGGTCGAGAGCATGATCGATGATTTCGGAGCCCTGATAACGGCTTACGGACATATCCCCAACGGCGCGCGGACCTATTATCTGAGCCGCTCGCAGCCGCCGTTCTTCTTCGCCATGGTCGGGTTGTCCCGCGCCACGGACCCCAAGCTGATCAAGGCCCGCGTCGACCTGATGCGGCGCGAGCACGCCTTCTGGATGGAGGGCGAGAAGGACCTGAAGCCCGGCCAGGCGCACCGCCGCGTGGTCGCCGTCGCCAAGGGCGTCGTCCTCAACCGCTACTGGGATGATCGCGCGACGCCGCGCGACGAGTCCTACCGCGAGGACCTGGAGACCGCCCTCAAGAGCGGTCGTCCGCCGGCCGAGGTCTTCCGCGACCTGCGGGCCGGGGCCGAGAGCGGCTGGGACTATTCCTCGCGCTGGATGGCCGACGGCGCGAGCCTGTCGACGATCCAGACCACCGCGATCCTCCCCGTCGATCTCAACAGCCTGATGTTCGGTCTGGAGAAGGCGATCGCCAGGGGCTGCGCGAAGCTGGCAGACAAGGCCTGCGAAAAGGAATTCGACGACCGCGCCTTCGCCCGCGCCGAGGCGATCGATTTCTATCTGTGGGACGCCGCGAAGGGCGCCTTCCTCGACTATCAGTGGAAGACCGGCCAGCGCCTGGATCACCTGAGCGCGGCGACCGTCTATCCGCTGTTCGTCGGCGCGACGGACGCGCGCAAGGCCCACATCGTCGCCCAAAAGGCCTGGGACGAACTCCTGGCCCCCGGCGGCCTGCGCACCACCACCGTCCGCACCGGCCAGCAGTGGGACACGCCCAATGGCTGGGCGCCGTTGCAGTGGGTCGCGGCCTCGGGGCTGCGCCGCTACGGCGAGGACGCCTTGGCCGCCGAGATCGCCAAACGCTGGCTGGCCACGGTCGAGCGCGAATACCAGGCCAGCGGCAAGATGCTGGAGAAGTACGACGTCGAGGAGGCCAAGGCCGGCGGGGGCGGGGAGTATCCCACCCAGGACGGCTTCGGCTGGACCAACGGCGTGGCTCGCGCCTTGATGGAGCCCGCAAAGTAA